One Cumulibacter manganitolerans genomic window, GTCCGCTCAGCACGACCGTGGTGACGGCGTGCCCGTCGCCGAGCGCCGCCTGCACGAAGTAGTCCAGCCGGTCCTGCAGCAGGTCCTCCGGCTCGCTGTCGGTGGTCGCCACCACCGGCGGCCGATGGGCCGACCCGGACGCCGGGATGCGCGGGTTGTTGTGTGCGATCACCGCCACCAGCGGCAGGTCGAACCGCGCCGCGTAGTCGGCGGCCCACGTCAGGGCGCTCGGGGATCCCGATCGCCGGCTGACTCCGACGACGACCGCTCCCTCGGGAATCTCGGTCATGGGAATGATCCTTTCCGCTAGCTGCCTGCGCCGCGGCCGGTCGGCTCGGGGTCGGGCAGGTCCGGGGTGATCCCGCCGCCGTCCCCGCCGACCTTGACCGCCGACATCGGCTCGGCGACATCCTCCAACGACTTCTGCTCGGCGTCCACGCCGATGAACCAGGCGACCAGGCCACCGACGATCATCAACCCGGCACCGATGATGTAGCCCCACGTCAGCGGCCCGTTCGGCGGCGCGTGGCCGAGCTTCTGCAGCGCCTCCGGATCGCCGATGAGCTTGCCGAAGATGAACGGCGCGAGGACACCGCCCGCGCCCTGGCTGATGGCGAAGAAGTACGAGATCGCCTGCCCGCGCAGCTCCAGCGGGAAGATCTCCGAGA contains:
- a CDS encoding universal stress protein, with the translated sequence MTEIPEGAVVVGVSRRSGSPSALTWAADYAARFDLPLVAVIAHNNPRIPASGSAHRPPVVATTDSEPEDLLQDRLDYFVQAALGDGHAVTTVVLSGPAVATLAAATEGARLLVLGSPRDATKSSHRVSARLLDHARCPVVVMPPLTPGLSRGRRAGRRAAQAAITAAGRSGRPGALPGSR